One Bradyrhizobium sp. CCGB12 genomic window carries:
- a CDS encoding serine hydrolase, which yields MTGRGFKRLLCVASAMAFPLLPDALTLNSHRAFAQAAPAPQAASPRFRADGPAADEFGQKEGYPSCKGIDYVDQKGCRVGALSRYDTLFPARTITAPKQSIPLARAANEPVIHYGFAGLKLTLDDYLNRQPVTGLLIAKDNTILVERYQYGRTDTDRLTSFSLAKTVVGLLIGIALKENAIASVDDLAGTYVSGLKDTEYGRTPIKALLLMASGVAFSEDYDNRSSDISKLARLTIEPGSPGSLAAVKQFDTRLSPPGVRFSYSSAESLVLGLVLAAATKRTVSDYASEKLWHPLGAEADATWNIDATGQEITFAYVNAVLRDWARLGLMLANHGIWNGKTVVPADWLKASAADALPTGSPLAKYGYQVWYSADTRRFALQGIRGQFVFVDPDLKLVLVQTALSGGQPATAEVFALWNALRAQVQ from the coding sequence ATGACTGGACGAGGCTTCAAGCGGCTACTTTGCGTCGCCAGTGCGATGGCATTCCCCCTCCTTCCAGATGCGCTCACGCTGAATTCGCATCGCGCCTTCGCCCAAGCAGCGCCGGCACCACAAGCCGCCAGTCCCCGCTTTCGTGCGGATGGACCGGCTGCAGACGAATTCGGCCAGAAGGAGGGATATCCGAGTTGCAAGGGCATCGACTATGTTGATCAAAAGGGCTGCCGGGTAGGTGCGCTGAGCCGGTATGACACGCTGTTTCCTGCACGCACCATCACTGCTCCGAAACAGTCAATCCCGCTGGCTCGCGCAGCGAACGAACCCGTCATTCACTATGGCTTCGCCGGGCTCAAGCTGACGCTTGACGACTACCTCAACCGCCAACCGGTCACGGGCCTATTGATTGCGAAAGACAATACGATTCTGGTCGAGCGCTATCAGTACGGTCGCACTGATACGGATCGTCTGACGTCCTTCTCGTTGGCGAAGACGGTGGTTGGCCTCCTGATCGGCATCGCCCTGAAAGAGAACGCCATCGCGTCCGTGGATGACTTGGCGGGAACCTACGTCTCTGGTTTGAAGGACACCGAATACGGGCGCACGCCGATCAAGGCGCTGCTGCTGATGGCCTCCGGTGTTGCATTCTCGGAAGACTACGACAATAGATCCAGCGATATTAGCAAGCTGGCACGTCTGACGATTGAGCCAGGCTCCCCCGGCAGCCTCGCTGCGGTGAAGCAGTTCGACACCCGTCTCTCTCCCCCCGGCGTGCGTTTCTCTTATTCGTCAGCTGAATCGCTCGTGCTGGGCCTCGTGCTCGCGGCCGCCACCAAGCGAACCGTATCTGACTACGCTTCCGAAAAGCTTTGGCATCCACTGGGAGCGGAAGCCGATGCAACGTGGAACATCGATGCGACCGGACAGGAAATAACGTTTGCCTATGTCAATGCGGTTCTGCGCGACTGGGCGCGCCTTGGTCTGATGCTGGCCAATCACGGCATTTGGAATGGGAAGACCGTCGTCCCTGCAGATTGGCTTAAGGCATCGGCTGCTGACGCGCTTCCCACAGGCTCACCGCTGGCGAAGTACGGTTATCAAGTCTGGTATTCCGCAGACACTAGGCGTTTCGCGCTGCAGGGCATTCGCGGACAGTTTGTCTTTGTCGACCCGGACCTAAAGCTTGTCCTTGTGCAAACCGCGCTCAGCGGTGGGCAACCCGCAACCGCTGAGGTGTTTGCTCTTTGGAATGCGCTGCGAGCGCAGGTTCAGTAG